The genomic region CGCGCAGAGCACCTGGCGCGCGAACGACGTCTACCGGACGACCGAGACCTCCGACAAACCCAAGTTCTACTGCGTCTCGATGCTGCCGTATCCGTCGGGCAAGCTGCACATGGGCCACGTGCGCAACTACACCATCAACGACGTGATGTACCGCTATCTGCGCATGAACGGCCACAACACGCTCATGCCGATGGGCTGGGACGCGTTCGGCATGCCCGCGGAAAACGCCGCGATGGCCAATGGCGTGCCGCCCGCGAAGTGGACTTACGACAACATCGCGTACATGAAGAAGCAGATGCAGTCGATGGGTCTCGCCATCGACTGGTCGCGCGAAGTCGCCACCTGTTCGCCCGAGTACTACAAGTGGAACCAGTGGCTGTTCCTCAAGATGCTGGAAAAGGGCATCGCGTACAAGAAAACGGGCACCGTGAACTGGGACCCGGTCGATCAGACCGTGCTCGCGAACGAACAGGTCATCGACGGGCGCGGCTGGCGCTCGGGCGCGCTGGTCGAAAAGCGCGAAATCCCGATGTACTACCTGCGCATCACCGACTACGCGGATCAACTGCTCGACGATCTCGAAGGTCTCGGCTGGCCCGAGCGCGTCAAGATCATGCAGCAGAACTGGATCGGCAAGAGCTTCGGCGTGAACTTCGGCTTTCCGTATGAAATCGACGGCGAGCAGAAGCTGCTGCGCGTTTTCACGACGCGCGCCGACACCATCATGGGCGTGACGTTCGCGGCGGTCGCGGCGGAACATCCGCTCGCGACGCGCCTCGCGCGCGACAACGCGGACCTGCAGGCGTTCATCGAGGAATGCAAGCGCGGCGGCGTGGCGGAAGCGGACGTCGCCACGATGGAAAAGAAGGGCATGCCGACCGGCTTCTTTATCACGCATCCGCTGACGGGCGAGAACGTGGAAGTGTGGATCGGCAATTACGTGCTGATGTCCTACGGCGAAGGCGCGGTGATGGGCGTGCCGTCGCACGACGAACGCGACTTCGCGTTCGCGAAGAAATACGGTCTGCCGATCAAGCAGGTCGTTGCGGTCGAAGGCAAGACGTATTCGACCGACGCGTGGCAGGAGTGGTATGGCGACAAGACCGCGGGCAAGCTCGTCAACAGCGGCAAGTACGACGGCATGACGACCAGCGAAGCCATCGACGCGATCGCCGCCGATCTGAAGGCGAAGGAACTCGGCGACAAGCAGATTACGTGGCGTCTGCGCGACTGGGGCATCTCGCGTCAGCGTTACTGGGGCACGCCGATTCCGATCATCCACTGCCCGACATGCGGCGACGTGCCCGTGCCGGAAAAGGACCTGCCGGTCGTGCTGCCGGAAGACCTCGTGCCGGACGGCACGGGCAATCCACTCGCGAAGTCCGAAGCGTTCCTAAACTGCGCTTGCCCGAAATGCGGCGCGGCGGCCAAGCGCGAAACCGACACGATGGACACGTTCGTCGATTCCTCGTGGTACTTCTCGCGCTACAGCGCGCCGGACGCGCAGACGATGGTCGACGCGCGCACCGATTACTGGATGCCGATGGACCAGTACATCGGCGGTATCGAGCACGCCATTCTCCATTTGCTGTACTCGCGTTTCTGGACGAAGGTCATGCGCGACATGGGCCTCGTGAAGTTCGGCGAGCCGGCGAAGAACCTGCTCACGCAGGGCATGGTGCTCAACGAGACGTTCTATCGCGAGGACGCGAGCGGCAAGAAGACCTGGTACAACCCGCTCGACGTGACCGTTTCGCACGACGAGAAGGGCCGTCCGACGGGCGCGACGCTCAACGCGGACGGTCAGCCGGTCGTGCTCGGCGGCGTCGAGAAGATGTCGAAGTCGAAGAACAACGGCGTCGATCCGCAGACGCTCATCGACCAGTACGGCGCGGATACCGCGCGTCTGTTCGTGATGTTCGCGGCGCCGCCCGAGCAATCGCTCGAATGGTCGGGCGCGGGCGTCGAAGGCGCGAGCCGCTTCCTGCGTCGCGTGTGGCACTTCGCGCACGACAACGCCGATGCGCTGCGCCAGCACGCCAAGCTCGACGCGTCGAAGCTCAACGACGCCGGCCGCATGCTGCGCCGTGAAATCTACACGGTGCTCAAGCAAGCCGACTTCGACTACGGCCGCCTGCAATACAACACGGTCGTCTCCGCCGCGATGAAGATGCTCAACGCGCTGGAAGGCGCAAAGGCGTCGACCGAAGGCGTGCTGAACGAAACCTTCAGCGTGCTTCTGCGCGTGCTCTATCCGGTCGTGCCGCATCTCACGTTCCAGTTGTGGTCGGAACTCGGCTACGCGGACCGCTTCGGCCCGCTGCTCGACGCGCCGTGGCCGAAGGTCGATGAAGCCGCGCTGGAGCAATCGGAGATCGAACTCGTGCTGCAGGTCAACGGCAAGGTGCGCGGCGCGCTGACAGTGGCGAAGGAAGCATCGCGCGAAGCGATCGAGAAGGCCGCCATCGCGCACGAGATGTTCGAGAAGTTCTCCGAAGGCCGCACGCCGAAGAAGATCGTCGTGGTGCCGGGGCGTCTCGTCAACGTGGTGGTCTGATGCGGCCCATGCGTCCGATGCTCAAAACCAGAGGAGTGGATGTGACAGGTCTTGCGGACACGAAAGGCGTGAGCAGGCGTTCGTTTCTGGCGCTCGCATGCGGTGCGCTCGCGCTGTCCGCGTGCGGTTTCCAGTTGCGCGGCCAGCAGGATTACGCGTTCAAGCGCCTCGCCGTCACCGGCGGCGCGCCGCAGATGGTCGCGCGGCTCGAGCGCATGGTGCAGGGCGGAAGCGATACGGTCGTCGTGAGGCCGTCGGAGAAGCCGGACGCGACGCTGGTTCTTTCCGAGGGACAAGGCCTCAGGACTTTGAGTCTGAACTCGCAGGGCGTCATCGAGGAGTACGAACTCGTCTACAATCTGAGCTATAGCCTCGTGGGCGCGGACGGCACCGTGCTGATCCCGCCGAGCGCGATCGCGCTCAACCGGGCGATGACCTATAGCAACCAGTACACGCTCGCGAAACAGCAGGAAGCGACGCTGCTTTACAACGACATGCGCAACGACGCCGTCGACCAGTTGACGCGCCGGCTCGCGGCCGTGCGCTCGCTGCATCCGACGCCGGGCGAGCAGACGCCGGGCATCGCGCCGCGCGCGCCGCTGCCGACGCCGCCGCTTTGACGGCGGCAGACGCTTCATCATGCAACTGAAGCTCGACGCGCTCGAAGCGCACCTCGCGAAAGGCCTGAAGGCGCTCTACGTCGTCTATGGCGACGAGCACCTGCTCGCGCAGGAAGCGTGCGACCGCATCCGGGCCGCCGCGCGCGCGGGCGGCTTCACCGATCGCACGGTGTTCACGGTCGAGCGCGGCTTCGACTGGAGCGCGCTCATCGGCGCGACGCAGTCGATGTCGCTCTTCGGCGACCGTCAACTTATCGAACTGCGCATTCCAGGCGGCAAGCCGGGCAAGGAAGGCGCCGAAGCGCTGAAGACGCTCGCCGCCGCCGACAACCCCGACGTCGTCACGCTCATCACGCTGCCGCGCCTCGATTCCGCTACGCAGAAATCCGCGTGGTTCACGGCGCTCATCGGCGCGGGCGTCGCGCTCAAGATCGATCCGGTCGAGCGCGCGCAGTTGCCCATGTGGGTCGGCCAGCGGCTCGGGATGCAAGGCCAGCGCGTCGCACCGGGCGAGGAAGGGCGGCGCGCGCTCCTTTTCATCGCGGAGCGCGTCGAGGGCAATCTGCTCGCCGCGCATCAGGAAATCCAGAAGCTTGGGCTGCTGTATCCGCAGGGCGTGCTCAGTTTCGAGGAGATTCACGACGCGGTGCTGAACGTCGCGCGCTATGACGTCTTCAAGCTCAACGAGGCGATGCTGACCGGCGACGTCGCCCGGCTTTCGCGCATGCTCGACGGACTCAAGGGCGAAGGCGAAGCCGCCGTGCTGGTGCTGTGGGCGCTCGTCGACGAAGTCCGCACGCTGCTGCGCATCAAGCGCGGCGTGGCGTCGGGCAAGCCGCTCGCGACGCTTCTGCGCGAGAACCGCGTGTGGGGACCGCGCGAGCGGCTGATCGGTCCGGCGCTTTCGCGCGTGACGGAAGACGCGCTCGAACGCGCGCTCTCGCTCGCGGCGCGGCTGGATCGGCAAGTGAAAGGGCTGTCGGGCAGTTCCGGCCGGCGCGGCAGCGAGCCGCCGCCCGATCCGTGGGCGGGCATGTTCGAACTGGCGATGGCCGTCGCTCATGGCGGCGGGAACCCACGACCGCGTCGCTGAAAACGCATCGCGGCTTAGAATGATTCCTTGCGCGTCCGATTCACGCGGACGCGATTCTCAGAAGCGCCGCCGCGCCCGAGATGCGCCACCGGCACACGGAACACACGCACATGAACATCGACCAGTACATGACCGACCTCGGCCGCCGCGCGCGCGCGGCGTCACGCGCGATGGCGCGGGCGTCGACGGCGGCGAAGAACGCGGCGCTCGTCGCGGTGGCGAGCGGCATCGAGCGCGAGCGCGACGCGCTCAAGGCCGCGAACGCTCGCGATCTCGCGCGGGCGCGCGAGAAAGGACACGACGCCGCGTTCATCGACCGCCTGACGCTCTCCGACAAGGCGCTCGGCACGATGGTCGAAGGCTTGCGCCAGGTGGCGTCGCTGGCCGATCCGATCGGCGAAATCAGCGGTCTCAAATATCGTCCGACGGGCATTCAGGTCGGGCAGATGCGCGTGCCGCTCGGCGTCATCGGCATCATCTACGAATCGCGTCCGAACGTGACTATCGACGCCGCCGCGCTCTGCCTGAAATCCGGGAACGCGACGATTCTGCGCGGCGGCTCCGAAGCGCTCGAATGCAACACCGCGCTCGCGAAGCTCATCGGCGAGGGATTGCAGGCGGCCGGGCTGCCGCAGGACGCCGTGCAGGTTGTCGAGACGGCGGATCGCGCGGCTGTCGGCAAGCTCATCACGATGACCGAATTCGTCGACGTGATCGTGCCGCGCGGCGGCAAGAGCCTGATCGCGCGGCTAATGGAAGAGTCGCGCGTGCCGATGATCAAGCATCTCGACGGCATCTGCCACGTTTACGTGGACGACCGCGCGGATCTCGCGAAGGCTGCCGCGATTTGCGACAACGCGAAGACGCATCGCTACGGAACGTGCAACACGATGGAAACGCTGCTCGTCGCGCGCGGCATTGCCGCGCAAGCGTTGCCGGAACTGGCGCGCGCGTTTCAGGCGAAGGATGTGGAGCTGCGCGTGGACGGGCACGCGCGCGCGGTGCTGGAAGCCGCGAATATCGGCTCGCTCGTGGACGCGGCCGAAGCCGACTGGAGCACCGAATATCTCGCGCCGGTGCTGGCGGTGAAGATCGTCGACGGTCTCGATGACGCCATCGGACATATCAACGCCTACGGCTCGCATCACACGGACGCGATCGTCACCGAAGATCACGATCGCGCGATGCGCTTCCTGCGCGAAGTCGATTCTGCGAGCGTGATGGTGAACGCGTCGACGCGCTTCGCGGACGGCTTCGAATTCGGGCTGGGCGCCGAGATCGGCATCTCGAACGACAAACTGCACGCGCGCGGACCCGTCGGGCTGGAAGGGCTGACGTCGCTCAAATACGTGGTCCTCGGCCACGGCGAAGTGCGCCAATAAGAACCATCGAACCCTAACAACGATGCTCTGGATCAAGTCGCTGCATATCGTGCTGGTCGCCTCGTGGTTTGCCGGCCTCTTTTATCTGCCGCGCATTTACGTGAATCTGGCGATGGAGAAGGACCCGGCGGCCACGGCCCGCCTTCTTCTGATGGCACGGAAGCTCTTTCGCTTCATGACGTTCATCGCGGTGCCGGCGCTTGCTTGCGGGCTGTGGCTATGGCTCGTAGTCGGCATCGGGCGCGGGCAGGGCTGGCTGCACGCGAAGCTCACGATCGTCGTGCTTCTGATCGTCTATCACGCGTATTGCGGACGCTTGCTGCGCACGTTCCAGCGCGGCGAGAACACGCGCTCGGACAAGTGGTATCGCATGTTCAACGAGTTGCCGGTGCTGGGGCTTCTCGGCGCGACGCTGCTCGTCGTCATCAAGCCGTTTTGAAGCGGCATTTATCGAGGCTTTACCGCGAGCACACGAGCGATTGCGCGTTTTCAGCGCGCTAACGCCTAGGTTCCTACCCGCCGGCCTTCCAGAACGTCCTTCGTTTCCGCGAGCTTCTCCGCGAGCGCCGGCCCGCGCGCCAGCGCAAGCCCGACCGCCAGAATGTCGCCGATTGCGAGATGCGAAACGCGCGACGTCATCGGCGAAAAAATATCCGTGTCTTCATCGACATTTGCAAATAGCCCGACGGTCGCGAGGCGCGCGAGCGGCGAATTGCCGTGCGTGATCGCGATGACTTTCGCGCCGCCGTTGAGCGCCGACTTGCACGCTTCGAGGATGTCGCGGGTGCGGCCGGTGTTGGAAATGGCGACGACGACATCGCCCGCGCCGAGCAGCGCCGCCGACGTCGTGTAAGTGTGGGGGTCCGAATACGCGACCGACGGCACGCCGAGGCGGAAGAACTTGTGCTGCATGTCCAGCGCGGCGATGCCCGAGCCGCCCGCACCGTAAAACTCGATTCGCCGCGCATTCGAAAGAATCCCGATCGCCGCCGCGACGCTGTCCGACGACAAACTGTTGCGCACGGCAATGAGCGCGCCGATGGTCCGGTCGAGCACTTTGGCCGCCACGCCGGCGGGCGGCTCGTCGGCGCGCACGTCGCGGTACACGGTGGGGACGTCCGCCGCCACGCTTTGCGCAAGGCGAATCTTGAATTCACGAAAGCCCGAAAAGCCGAGCGCCTGACAAAAACGCGCGATGGTCGGCTGGCTGACGCCGGCGTGCGCGGCGAAATCGGTCATCGAGAGGTCGAGCACTTCGCGCGGCGCCGCCAGCACGTAGTCGGCAAGTTTGCGTTCCGAGGGGCGCAACTGCTCGCGCATCGCTTCGACTTGGGACAGCAACATCGGAAAACTCGCCTAAGCTGGAAATTTGCCTGCGACTATAGCCGATGAATCGATCTGTACAAATACTACATAACCAGACGTGCCAAAACTAGGTGATTTCCCTGAGAGGCAGGCGGACAAAGCGCCGCAGTTACGCGCTCGCTGAAGAAACTTAGGCGTGTGATGCGTTGTCATCGTGTAGTTTTTCTACTAACATCTGCGAGACGGCAGAACGACACGATAACGACGCAGCCGCCGTTCCTCGCGATTGACCCAACCCTCAAAACTCGACGGCAGCGCGCCGGAGTGACGCGCCGGAGTGAGATAAGGAGCTTCGATGGTTTCCCCGCATCCGCAACTCAAGAAAGTCACCGACCGCGTGATCGAGCGCAGCAAAGCGACGCGCGCGGCGTATCTCGCGCGCATCGACGCCGCGCATGGCAAATTCCCGGCGCGCGGCGCGCTATCCTGCGCGAACCTCGCGCATGGTTTTGCCGGGCTGGAAGGCCAGGAAAAGTTCGCGATCAAGGCCGTGCGCGAGCCGAATATCGGCATCGTGTCGTCGTATAACGAGATGCTTTCGGCGCATGCGCCGTACAAGAGCTTCCCGGACATCATCAAGCAGGCGGCGCGCGAACACGGCGGCATCGCGCAGTTCGCGGGCGGCGTGCCGGCCATGTGCGACGGCATCACGCAAGGCAACGCGGGCATGGAACTGTCGCTCTTCTCGCGCGAAGTCATCGCGATGAGCACGGCCGTCGCGCTCACGCACAACATGTTCGACGCCGCGCTGTGCCTCGGCGTGTGCGACAAGATCGTGCCGGGACTGGCTATCGGCGCGTTGCAGTTCGGGCATCTGCCGACCATTTTCGTACCCGCCGGCCCGATGACGAGCGGCCTCACCAACGACGACAAGGCGAAGGTCCGGCAGGAGTTCGCCACGGGCAAGTGCAACCGGGACGCGCTTCTCGAAGCGGAAGCCGCGGCGTATCACGGACACGGCACCTGCACGTTCTACGGCACGGCGAACAGCAATCAGATGCTGATGGAAGTCATGGGCCTGCATCTGCCGAGCGCCGCGTTCGTGCATCCGCATACGCCGCTGCGCGATGCGCTCACCGCCGAAGCCGCGCGCCGCGTGCTGGATCTCACGCTCGAGCGCGGCAACTACACGCCGATCGGTCATGTCGTCGATGAAAAAGCGATCGTGAACGGCATCGTCGCGCTGCTCGCGACGGGCGGTTCCACCAATCACACGCTGCATCTCGTGGCGATTGCGCGCGCGGCGGGCATCGTCATCGACTGGAACGATTTCGACGAACTTTCGCAAGTCGTGCCGCTCCTCGCGAAGATCTATCCGAACGGCAAGGCCGACGTGAACCACTTCCACGCGGCCGGCGGCGTGGCGTTTCTCGTGCGCAATCTGCTCGAAGGCGGGCTGCTGCATGAGGACGTGCAGACGGTCGCGGGCCGCGGCTTGTCGCATTACACGAAGGAACCCAAGCTCATCGACGGCAAGCTGCAATGGGTCGACGGCGCCGCGGAAAGCCACGACACGAAGGTGCTGCGCGGCATCGGCGAGCCGTTCCAGCCGGATGGCGGGCTGCGCCTGATGCAGGGCAAGCTCGGGCGCGGCGTCATCAAGATTTCGGCGGTCGCGCCGGAGCATCGCGTGGTGAAAGCGCCGGCGATCGTCTTCAATTCGCAGGAAGAAGTGCAGGCAGCGTTCGATAACGGCGAGCTGAAGCGCGATTTCGTCGCGGTCGTGCGCTTTCAAGGCGCGCGTGCGAACGGCATGCCGGAACTGCATCGGTTGACGCCGCTTCTCGGCGTGTTGCAGGATCAGGGCTTTCACGTCGCGCTCGTGACGGACGGGCGCATGTCGGGCGCATCCGGGAAGGTGCCGGCGGTCATCCACGTTTCGCCGGAGACGCTGTTGCAAGGGCCGCTCGGCAAGGTTCGCACGGGCGACATGCTGGTGATCGATGCGCCGGCCGGCGTGCTGGATATCGACATCGACGAGAACGAGTGGGCGTCGCGCCCTGTCGAAGCGCCTTTGAACCAGGCGGAAAACGAAGTCGGCTTCGGGCGCGAGTTGTTCGGCGTGTTTCGCAATGCAGCGTTGCCGGCGGAAGAGGGCGCGTCGGTATTCGGCGCGCTGATCGGCGCAGCGCCCGCGCAAGACGGGCACGCGGACGGCGCGGCTGCGGGACGGGAACGGCACGCGCTTCACGACAATGCGCGCGCGGCGGCATCGGCGCTCAACAAGGCGCACGCGACGCAGCACTGAATCTCCGAGCCGACGGAAAACCGCTCGAATCAGAAACCCGCGGACTGTCCGATAAGGCGCCGCTTAAAACAGGAGTCGCATCAAATGAAAACGGTAAGCGAAATCGTGCGTCTTGGCCCGGTGATTCCGGTGCTTGCATTCGATTCCGTCGAGCAGGGCGAACATGTGTCGCGCGCGCTGCATGCGGGCGGCGTGAAGGTGCTGGAGATCACGCTGCGCACGGCGGCGGGCATCGCGGCCATCGAGCGCGCAAGCCAGCTCGCGGATGACATCGTGGTGGGCGTCGGCACCATCACGAAGCCGGAACATTGCGAGCAGGCGAAGAAGGCGGGCGCGCAGTTCGGGGTGTCGCCGGGGCTGACCAAGGAGATGCATCAGGCCGCGCAGGACGCCGGCCTGCCGCTGCTGCCGGGCGTGATGACACCGACCGACATCATCGCTGCAATGGAACTGGGCTATGAAATCGTCAAGTTCTTCCCCGCGCAACAGGCGGGCGGCGTTCCGATGCTGCAGGCGTTTTACGGTCCGTTTCCGAACCTGAAGTTCTGCCCGACCGGGGGAATCACTGCGGAGACGGCATCGACGTTTCTCGCCCAGCCGAATGTGGTGTGCGTCGGCGGCTCGTGGCTCACGCCGAAGGCTGCGCTCGCGGCGCAGAACTGGGAGGAGGTGACGCGGTTGGCGCGGGCTGCG from Caballeronia sp. Lep1P3 harbors:
- the holA gene encoding DNA polymerase III subunit delta, whose product is MQLKLDALEAHLAKGLKALYVVYGDEHLLAQEACDRIRAAARAGGFTDRTVFTVERGFDWSALIGATQSMSLFGDRQLIELRIPGGKPGKEGAEALKTLAAADNPDVVTLITLPRLDSATQKSAWFTALIGAGVALKIDPVERAQLPMWVGQRLGMQGQRVAPGEEGRRALLFIAERVEGNLLAAHQEIQKLGLLYPQGVLSFEEIHDAVLNVARYDVFKLNEAMLTGDVARLSRMLDGLKGEGEAAVLVLWALVDEVRTLLRIKRGVASGKPLATLLRENRVWGPRERLIGPALSRVTEDALERALSLAARLDRQVKGLSGSSGRRGSEPPPDPWAGMFELAMAVAHGGGNPRPRR
- a CDS encoding CopD family protein → MLWIKSLHIVLVASWFAGLFYLPRIYVNLAMEKDPAATARLLLMARKLFRFMTFIAVPALACGLWLWLVVGIGRGQGWLHAKLTIVVLLIVYHAYCGRLLRTFQRGENTRSDKWYRMFNELPVLGLLGATLLVVIKPF
- the eda gene encoding bifunctional 4-hydroxy-2-oxoglutarate aldolase/2-dehydro-3-deoxy-phosphogluconate aldolase, with the translated sequence MKTVSEIVRLGPVIPVLAFDSVEQGEHVSRALHAGGVKVLEITLRTAAGIAAIERASQLADDIVVGVGTITKPEHCEQAKKAGAQFGVSPGLTKEMHQAAQDAGLPLLPGVMTPTDIIAAMELGYEIVKFFPAQQAGGVPMLQAFYGPFPNLKFCPTGGITAETASTFLAQPNVVCVGGSWLTPKAALAAQNWEEVTRLARAASELAPHA
- the lptE gene encoding LPS assembly lipoprotein LptE, whose product is MSRRSFLALACGALALSACGFQLRGQQDYAFKRLAVTGGAPQMVARLERMVQGGSDTVVVRPSEKPDATLVLSEGQGLRTLSLNSQGVIEEYELVYNLSYSLVGADGTVLIPPSAIALNRAMTYSNQYTLAKQQEATLLYNDMRNDAVDQLTRRLAAVRSLHPTPGEQTPGIAPRAPLPTPPL
- the edd gene encoding phosphogluconate dehydratase, giving the protein MVSPHPQLKKVTDRVIERSKATRAAYLARIDAAHGKFPARGALSCANLAHGFAGLEGQEKFAIKAVREPNIGIVSSYNEMLSAHAPYKSFPDIIKQAAREHGGIAQFAGGVPAMCDGITQGNAGMELSLFSREVIAMSTAVALTHNMFDAALCLGVCDKIVPGLAIGALQFGHLPTIFVPAGPMTSGLTNDDKAKVRQEFATGKCNRDALLEAEAAAYHGHGTCTFYGTANSNQMLMEVMGLHLPSAAFVHPHTPLRDALTAEAARRVLDLTLERGNYTPIGHVVDEKAIVNGIVALLATGGSTNHTLHLVAIARAAGIVIDWNDFDELSQVVPLLAKIYPNGKADVNHFHAAGGVAFLVRNLLEGGLLHEDVQTVAGRGLSHYTKEPKLIDGKLQWVDGAAESHDTKVLRGIGEPFQPDGGLRLMQGKLGRGVIKISAVAPEHRVVKAPAIVFNSQEEVQAAFDNGELKRDFVAVVRFQGARANGMPELHRLTPLLGVLQDQGFHVALVTDGRMSGASGKVPAVIHVSPETLLQGPLGKVRTGDMLVIDAPAGVLDIDIDENEWASRPVEAPLNQAENEVGFGRELFGVFRNAALPAEEGASVFGALIGAAPAQDGHADGAAAGRERHALHDNARAAASALNKAHATQH
- a CDS encoding MurR/RpiR family transcriptional regulator, coding for MLLSQVEAMREQLRPSERKLADYVLAAPREVLDLSMTDFAAHAGVSQPTIARFCQALGFSGFREFKIRLAQSVAADVPTVYRDVRADEPPAGVAAKVLDRTIGALIAVRNSLSSDSVAAAIGILSNARRIEFYGAGGSGIAALDMQHKFFRLGVPSVAYSDPHTYTTSAALLGAGDVVVAISNTGRTRDILEACKSALNGGAKVIAITHGNSPLARLATVGLFANVDEDTDIFSPMTSRVSHLAIGDILAVGLALARGPALAEKLAETKDVLEGRRVGT
- a CDS encoding glutamate-5-semialdehyde dehydrogenase, translated to MNIDQYMTDLGRRARAASRAMARASTAAKNAALVAVASGIERERDALKAANARDLARAREKGHDAAFIDRLTLSDKALGTMVEGLRQVASLADPIGEISGLKYRPTGIQVGQMRVPLGVIGIIYESRPNVTIDAAALCLKSGNATILRGGSEALECNTALAKLIGEGLQAAGLPQDAVQVVETADRAAVGKLITMTEFVDVIVPRGGKSLIARLMEESRVPMIKHLDGICHVYVDDRADLAKAAAICDNAKTHRYGTCNTMETLLVARGIAAQALPELARAFQAKDVELRVDGHARAVLEAANIGSLVDAAEADWSTEYLAPVLAVKIVDGLDDAIGHINAYGSHHTDAIVTEDHDRAMRFLREVDSASVMVNASTRFADGFEFGLGAEIGISNDKLHARGPVGLEGLTSLKYVVLGHGEVRQ
- the leuS gene encoding leucine--tRNA ligase gives rise to the protein MHDKYVPADVESAAQSTWRANDVYRTTETSDKPKFYCVSMLPYPSGKLHMGHVRNYTINDVMYRYLRMNGHNTLMPMGWDAFGMPAENAAMANGVPPAKWTYDNIAYMKKQMQSMGLAIDWSREVATCSPEYYKWNQWLFLKMLEKGIAYKKTGTVNWDPVDQTVLANEQVIDGRGWRSGALVEKREIPMYYLRITDYADQLLDDLEGLGWPERVKIMQQNWIGKSFGVNFGFPYEIDGEQKLLRVFTTRADTIMGVTFAAVAAEHPLATRLARDNADLQAFIEECKRGGVAEADVATMEKKGMPTGFFITHPLTGENVEVWIGNYVLMSYGEGAVMGVPSHDERDFAFAKKYGLPIKQVVAVEGKTYSTDAWQEWYGDKTAGKLVNSGKYDGMTTSEAIDAIAADLKAKELGDKQITWRLRDWGISRQRYWGTPIPIIHCPTCGDVPVPEKDLPVVLPEDLVPDGTGNPLAKSEAFLNCACPKCGAAAKRETDTMDTFVDSSWYFSRYSAPDAQTMVDARTDYWMPMDQYIGGIEHAILHLLYSRFWTKVMRDMGLVKFGEPAKNLLTQGMVLNETFYREDASGKKTWYNPLDVTVSHDEKGRPTGATLNADGQPVVLGGVEKMSKSKNNGVDPQTLIDQYGADTARLFVMFAAPPEQSLEWSGAGVEGASRFLRRVWHFAHDNADALRQHAKLDASKLNDAGRMLRREIYTVLKQADFDYGRLQYNTVVSAAMKMLNALEGAKASTEGVLNETFSVLLRVLYPVVPHLTFQLWSELGYADRFGPLLDAPWPKVDEAALEQSEIELVLQVNGKVRGALTVAKEASREAIEKAAIAHEMFEKFSEGRTPKKIVVVPGRLVNVVV